From the genome of Fibrobacter sp. UWB5:
TTCGACAAAGACCGCAGTTCGGCCTATTTAGAGAAAATGAGAAGTCAAGGAACCACTTGGTGGTGGATTCCGCTTTTGAACGAATATGGGGGAGACGTTTACAAGCGCCTTGTCGAAGTGGGTAAAATTGCAAAAGAGAAAGGCGTTATCAAGGGATTCCTTTTCCACCAGGGCGAAGCGGATTACAACGTGCCCGATTGGCCTCATAGAGTAAAAAAGGTTTATTACGACCTCCTTTACGATTTGAATCTTGACCCTAAAAAGACGCCCATTTTGATTGGCGAACTTGCACCCACAGGCGATTTTGGATGGCGGAACATTACCGTAAAAATGGCGGCAGGAATGATTCCGAACGGACATTTGATTTCGGCTGAAGGTTGCTCCGTTCAAAAGGAAACCGACCCCGTAACGCATGAAACCTTCCTATTGCATTATACCCGCGAAGGGTACAAAATCCTAGGTGAACGTTACGCTGAAAAAATGCTTGAACTCCTTGAGGAACAAGCGGTATCCGATTCCCTTGAAAAAATGTACCATAAGGAATTCGTGAAACCGAAATTGTACTACGATGTCAGGAAGCATGCGGTTTTTATCCACCTTAAAAAACATGGGAAAAATTATAGCTATAAACTAATGGGGCGTAGAAAGAACGAATAAATGCATTTTTGTACAAATGCAAACTCCATTTTTCATTTGCATTTGTTATCTTGGTTTTGTTTGGTGTGGAAAAAAAAGAGGTTTACATGTTTGGAAAATCCCTGTTTTTGACGACGGCGCTTTGTGTCGCCGCCTTGGCTCAAGACCCTAATCTGCATATCTACCTGGCCTACGGACAATCGAATATGTCGGGGCAGGCAACAGTGACCGATGCGGATCGTCAAACAAATCCGCGGTTCCAGGTACTGCGTGCAGGAAACCATTCCGGGCAAACCGTGGGCGAGTTTTACCCGGCGGCACCCCCGATGGGGCATAGCGGTTCCAAGGTCGGCATTGTCGATTTCTTTGGTCGCAAAATGATCAAGGAATTGCCAGATAGCATTACGGTGGCGGTTGCGAATGTGGCGATTGGCGGACAGAGCATTGACTTGTTCGATAAGGACCGTAATGCAGCTTATGTGCAGAATGCCAAGAACAAAAACGATACTTGGTGGATTCAGTATCTGAATGAATACGGTGGCGATGTGCACAAGCGTATTGTCGAGATGGGAAAAATCGCAAAGCAGAAAGGAGTCATCAAAGGGTTTCTCTTCCATCAGGGAGAAGCGGATTACCAGATGAACGACTGGCCGAAACGCGTCAAGAAGGTTTATGACCAGTTCATTGAAGAACTGGAACTCGACCCGGAAAAGACTCCGATTCTGATTGGCGAACTCGCTCCTACGGGTGACCTCGGTTGGCGTAACGACGCTGTAAAGCAGGCGGCAGACCTTATCCCGAACGGGCACTTGATTTCTGCCCAGGGGTGCCCGGCACTTAAGGAAGCCAGCTATACGCTGCACTTTACGCGCGAAGGTTACCAGACGTTTGGCGAACGCTATGCCGAAAAAATGCTGGAACTTTTGAAGGCTCAAGAACCCGAGCCCGATACGACCTCAAAAGATACCGTGAAGACGGACTCCACGCTACAAGATTCTTCCAAGATTGATTCCGTCAAAACAGATTCGACGGCGCAAGACAGTACGATTGCAATCCGTAGTATGCCGCGCCTGCAGGCTGTAGAATCGAATCAGCCGAAGCTCTATTACGACAAAAAGGAACAGGCTCTGTTCGTTCGCTTCAAGAAGAACGGGCGAGAATTCCGCTACCGCGTCACTGGCAGCAAGAACTAGGACTGAACGATTAAAGATATAAGCAAAAAGCCCCGGATTGAATCCGGGGCTTTTTAAACGATTGTCGAACGGAATTAGCCGTTTACCTGCGGAAGCTGGGCGAGGCTCTTGGCGATGTCTTCATCCGTCGGGATGTAGTCGCTCATTTCGCCGTCGTTGAACTTCTGGTAGGCAACCATGTCGAAGTAACCCGTACCGGTGAGGCCGAACACGATGTTCTTGGCCTGGCCAGATTCCTTGCACTTGAGGGCTTCGTCAATCGTTGCGCGGATAGCGTGGCTGGATTCCGGAGCCGGGAGAATGCCTTCGGTCTGGGCGAAGAGCTTGGCGGCTTCGAACACCTTGGTCTGTTCCACAGACGTTGCACGCATCAGGCCCTGATCGTAGAGTTCAGAGAGGATGCTGCTCATGCCGTGGTAGCGGAGACCACCGGCGTGGTTGGCAGACGGGATGAAACTGGAGCCGAGGGTGTACATCTTGGCCAGCGGGCAAACCTTACCGGTATCGCAGAAGTCGTAAGCGTACTTACCGCGAGTGAAGCTCGGGCAGCTTGCCGGTTCCACAGCGAGAATATCGTAGTCGGCTTCGCCACGGAGCTTTTCACCGATGAACGGGCTCACGAGACCACCGAGGTTAGAACCACCGCCAGCGCAACCGATGATGAGGTCGGCCTTCACGCCGAGCTTGTCGAGAGCTGCCTTCGTTTCGAGACCGATCACGGACTGGTGGAGGAGCACCTGGTTCAGCACGGAACCAAGAACGTAGCGGTAACCCGGCTGCTTCACGGCGGCTTCCACGGCTTCAGAAATGGCGCAGCCGAGGCTGCCCGTGGTGCCCGGGAATTCGGCGTTGATCTTCTTACCGATTTCGGTGGTCATGGAAGGCGACGGGGTGACGCTTGCACCGTAGGTGCGCATGACTTCGCGGCGGAACGGCTTCTGTTCGTAAGAAACCTTCACCATGTAAACCTGGCAGTCCAGTCCGAAGAAGGCACTGGACATCGAAAGGGCGGTGCCCCACTGGCCTGCACCCGTTTCAGTCGTCACGCCCTTGAGGCCCTGCTTCTTGGCGTAGTAGGCCTGAGCGATGGCGGAATTGAGCTTGTGAGAACCCGAGGTGTTGTTGCCTTCGAACTTGTAGTAGATGTGGGCCGGAGTGCCGAGAGCCTGTTCGAGGAAGTAAGCGCGAACGAGCGGAGACGGACGGTACATCTTGTAGAACGTGCGGATGTCTTCCGGAATTTCGATGTACGGAGTATCGTTATCGAGTTCCTGCTTGATGAGTTCGTCGCAGAAAACCGGCTGAAGGTCTTCGAAGGTCACCGGCTTGCCGGTACCCGGGTTCAGGAGAGGAGCGGGCTTCTTCTTCATGTCGGCACGGACGTTGTACCATGCCTTCGGGAGTTCATCTTCTTTAAGGTAAGTCTTGACCTGACCTTCGATTTTGAGCGAGTTTCTCATATATGTTCCTTTTTTGCGGTCCGCCAGGGGCGCAACCAAAATTTTGCCCTAACAATATAAAAAAAAACGAATGTAGCCCAATGAGGTTGTTCTCGCCAAGTAGTTTAATTTGGAATAGTTGACAGATAAAATTTTTTTAGTAAATTCAAAGTATGGCTATCAATCATAACCTATTTACTGGGCAGACGGAACTAGCAGGGGAGGTCCGCGTGTCGCATGCTGGCGAGGGCGCAAAAACGCTCCCGGTCCACAGCGGTAAGAAATTCATTAGACTCCGCCCGCATTCCCGTAAACCTAAAGCACAAAATAAACAGACCAAAGAAGTTTGAGAACTCCAAAAGGTTAGTCAGTCTTTGGTCTTCCTTCGCTTTGATAACAGTTTAATACCTGTTACCAAAGCTCGGCATAATAAACAGACCAAAGAAGTATGAGAACTCCAAAAGAGTTTGCCAGTCTTTGGTTAACATCGTTTAAAAAGCACCTCGGTTCTCCGGGGTGTTTTTCTTTACAAATTATGAAAAGACGCGAGAATGCCTATTCTAGCAACAGTTCCTGCGGGATTGCGCCTTCGATAACGAGGAGCCTTCGCTTGAGATCGAGCCCCAGGGCGTAGCCGACAAGGCTTCCGCCCTTGCCCACCACGCGATGGCAGGGAAGGATAATCTGTAATGGGTTCGCGCGGAGGGCGGCGCCCACGGCACGTGTGGCGCGGGGCTCTCCAACCGCTTCGGCCACCTGCTGGTAGGTGCGAGTTTCTCCGTAAGGAATCTGGGTGATGGCATCCCAGACTTTCATCTGGAAATCGGTGCCGTACACCTTGAGCGGGAGCGAAAATTCCTGAAGCTTTCCGGCCAGGTACAGATTCAATTGCTGTACGGCCTTGCGGTAGGCGCGGGCCACCGTCGACGATAAAGTCTGAACCACATCCGGCTCGGCATAGGCGCAGGCTTGAACCGAACTTGGAACGCCTTCGCCCGTATAGCGCAGGCTGCACAACTTGGATTTTTCGAACACGAATGTCCACTGCCCCCACAAATTGCGGTGCGCAATCGTCGTGAATCTTGAATCCGAGAAGTTCATGGTATGAATATAAAAAGGTGTTCAGTTTCAGGCAACAAGTTTTTGTAGGAAGTAGGCAGTAGACAGTAGGCAGTGGTTAGTAAGAACTTAGAACTCAGACTAATTACGAAAAAAAGCCTATTTCTTTATACTCTAAGCTCTAAGTTCTAAGTTCTGTTTTCTAACTTTCCTAGCATGGAATCTTACTTTTTTATCGGTGTTGCGGGCGTAGGCATGAGTGCCATTGCCCAGTATCTTGTTGGCAAGGGTGTAGCAATTAGCGGTTCAGACCGCCAGTTTGGAGCGGCAGAAAAGCCCCTCGTAATGAATCAGCTTGAAGAATGCGGCGTCAAGTGCTTTCCGCAGGACGGCTCCGGTGTTGTAGAAGGCCTGAATGCAGTGGTAGTAAGTACCGCTATCGAAGACACGAATCCGGACCTCAAGCGTGCCAAGGAACTCGGAATCCCGGTGATGCACCGCAGCGAAATGCTGGCTAAGATTTCTAAAGAAGCGAAGACTATCGCCGTTTCGGGCACCAGCGGAAAGTCCACCGTGACCGCTATGATTTATCACATTCTGCAATACGCGGGCCTCCAGCCCTCCGTAATGACGGGTGCTGGCCTCGTGAATTTGCAGAAGGAAGGCAAAATCGGTAATGCCGTTTCGGGCAAGGGCGAATGGCTCGTGGTCGAAGCAGACGAAAGCGACGGAACGCTCGTGCGCTACGAACCCGAAATAGGCCTCATTCTGAATGTGGACAAGGACCACAAGGAAATGAGCGAACTCCAGGAAATTTTCCTCAAGTTCAGCCACAACATTTTGGACAACGGCAAGATTCTGATCGTGAACGACGCGCACCCGCTGGCCAAGAAGTTCAGTGCCGGCCGTGAATTCGACTTTGGCTTTGAAAATTACGTGGGCGTACAGGGCACGGACTTCAAGTCTGTCGGAACCTCGATTCAGTTCCGTGTGCGCCACCAGGCAGAACTCGTGAAGTTCGTTGTGCCGCTCCCGGGCAAGCACAATATGGAAAACGCCTTGGCCGCAACGGCTGCCGCACTCCGCGCAGGCGTAACGCTGCATACCTGCGCCGACGCCCTTGCGACATTCCCGGGCGTGTTCCGCCGCCATCAGATTCTCGGAACCTTCAACGGCGTGACTCTCGTGGACGACTTTGCCCACAATCCGGCGAAAATTGCTGCCAGCATCAAGAGTGCCCAGGACTTTACCGAAGGCCGCGTCATCGCCTGGTTCCAGCCTCACGGCTTTGGCCCCACGCGATTCCTGCGTAACGACCTTGTCGAATTCATCTCGAAGACGCTTCGCCCGAAGGACTTTGACGACGACCGCGACAACGACGTCATCTTCTTCAGCCAGATTTACTACGCCGGCGGCACCGTCACCCGCGACATCAGCGCCGGTGACCTTGCCGATGACCTCCTGCTCAAAGGCTGCGAAGCCATCTACATCGAAGACCGCGACAAATGCGCCGAGAAGATGGTTGAAGTCGCCCAGCCCGGTGATACCATCCTTCTGATGGGTGCCCGCGATCCGAGCCTCCAAGCCTTCGCTCAGCACGTGCAACAATTGCTCGAAGACGAAACGATGTAAAAGAAAAAGCCCTCATTTCGAGGGCTTTTCTTATAGTCTGTATTTTAGGCTTCGCCTTAAAGACTTTCGTGCTTGCTCATGCAATGCAGGCTGCCGCCTTCTTCAATCACAGTGCGGCAATCCAGCCCGATAACCTTGCGGTCCGGGTACACGCTTTCAAAGTAAGCCTTCGCCTTCGCGTCGTTCGGCGACTTGTATTTCGGGAAAATCAGCGCGCCATTCACATAAATAAAATTCATGTAGCTGGCAGGCAGAATCTGACCATCGTCAAGCTTGCGCTGCGGCGGAAGCGGTAACGTGTCGACCTTGGCCTTCTTGCCGTAATGGCTCTTGAGCCAGGTTTCGATCAAGTACTTCGCTTCGGTCAGAATAATATTGTTCGGAGAGCGCTTATCGGTCGCTTCGCACATCACGATGCGGTCCTTGGCCACAAAGCGGGCCACGTTGTCGATATGGCCGTCCGTATGGTCACCGTGCAAGCCGTGGGGGAGCACCAGCATGTCGCGCAAGCCAAACGCCTTGCAAAGGGCCTTGACTACATTCTTGATGTTCTTCACATCATTGCGGTTCTTGCCCGTCAGGCAATCCAGCGTGGTAATGCCAAGACCGTCACCGTTGACTTCGATGGCTCCGCCTTCAAAAATGTAGGGAACACTCGTGCCCTTCTTGTATTCGAAAATATCGGCAATGCGTGCAGGAATCTGGTTGTCGTTTTTCCAAGGCGGAAATTTTGCACCCCAGGCGTTAAAGACCGTTTCCGAAACAATCGTTTCTTTCCCCTTTTTCAAGAAGAACGGACCGTAATCGCGAATCCAGATATCGTCTGTCTTAATGGTAAAGAAACTAGCTGGGAAGGGGCGGTCGGCAACGGCAATCTTTTCCGGCGTCGTCAGAAAATCCTTTTTAGGAACCAGTACGTTTACGGGCTGGAATTCGCTAATCGTGCGAATTAAATCGATATAGAACTTGCGGATCATTTCTCCGCGTTCGCCGTACCAGTTCTTTTTATTGTGCGGAAAAGCGAGCCATGTGGCAGCTTGATCTTCCCATTCAGCGGGGTAGCGAATAATTGCTTTTGCCATAAAAATATCTCTTGTCTATTTGTCGCACCAAATCTTGAGAATGTCCCCGTAAAGGTCTACGCGGCGGTCTCTAAAGTGCGGCCACCAGCGGCGATTTTCCTCGGTTTCGGCGAGGTCAATCTCGACAATGCTTGCGCCCAAGAAATCGGTATCGCACTTGTGGATCAAGTAGCCATCGGGTGCGGCCACAAAAGAAGTTCCCCAGAAGGTGAGTTCGCCTTCGGTACCGATGCGGTTTGCCGAAAGCACGAAGGTGCGGTTCGCAATCGCATGTCCACGCATCACCGTGACCCAGCTGTCCTGCTGGCGCGGATAGATTTCGGCCGGTTCGGACTTCATCCAACCGATGGCAGTGGGGTAGATGAGAATGTCGGCACCCTTCAGGCTCATAATGCGAGCGGCTTCGGGGAACCATTGGTCCCAGCAAATCAGCACGCCGAGCGTACCGGCGCTCGTCTTGATCGGTTCAAAACCCGTGTCGCCCGGAATAAAGTAGTATTTCTCGTAAAAGGCCGGATCGTCGGGAATGTGGCTCTTGCGGTAAAGACCGGCAATACTTCCGTCGCGTTCAAAAACGAAGGCGCTGTTGTGATAAATGCCGCGTGCGCGTTTTTCGAAGAACGGGAAAACGATAACGGCGTTAATCTCTTTGGCAATGCCTTGCCACTGCTTGACAATGGGGCTATCCTTTTCGATGGCCATGTCAAAAAAGTCGGCATTTTCCTCGAACGGGAAATACGGCGTATGGAACATTTCGGGGAGAACGACCAAGTCGATTCCCTTGCCCTTGAGCGCAAGCGCCTGTTCCACGTACCATTGGTTATTGGTTTCGGTGTTGCCCGTCCACTTGCCCTGCAGTGTTGCTGTCTTGATTTTGTTCATGGTCCAAATTTAGATTATTATTGTTCAACTTTAAGAACCAATAGTCTTCACTATTGATAGAACTCGCGTTAAGAATCGGGTCGTTTTCCGGATCGATCATAACTACCTCAATGTGTCGCGTACAAAGCCGTCTTCGGGCGGTTCGCTAAAGACTTCGAAGGTTCCCGAGCCAATCACGGCGCCGTTCTTGTAGGCGATTTCTACACGGTATTTGCCGGCAGGAACATTCTTTTTACGGGTAAAGGTCCTAAAGCCCGATTCGCGGCCGCCGTTAATCATCATGCGGCCCGAAGAAATACGGTCGGTCAACGAATATTTGCCGGTTTTCGGGTCCTGGTAATACCACAGGTATTCCAGTTCGGCCTTGAGTTTTGCCGGCGCATAGACCGAGGTCAAGAAGTACACTTCGCTGCTGTCGACGCGGTGTACACTCGGAATCTTGAGGCCAACCATCTGCAGCAGGCTCGGATCGTCCACATCGCAACTGTAACTTGCCTTGTCAAAGTTCTGGCAAGCGAGCTTTTGCTTGAGCACCAGCGGTACAGGCGGCACCCAGTTCATAATGTAGGCTACAATCAAGAAAATGCTGATGAGAGCCGGGGCGACCAAAATCGATTTTTTGCGGTGCGAAATCTTCCAAATAAATAGGCATAGCCCAAACGAAAGTACGGTGCTGATCAGGAACCAGATGAATCCGATTCGGTGAACAAGGTGCGGAATCGCAAAGTTCATGAACATCGTGCCCAGCAAACAGAAGAACGCCAAGCTTACGCCGAAGCTTTCGTACTTCTTTTGCAGGAATTCGTTACCGACAAGCAAAATGGCAAGCAAAATCACGAGCAAGAACGAGGCGAGAGAACCGCTGCTCTTAAAGTAGCAGACCACTAGGGCGCTGAACAAGCCTCCAAAGAAGAATTGCACGGCCCATGTAAAGCGCTGTTTCCAGGTTTCGCTCCATTCGCGGTCCAAGAAACGGTGGCGCACAACGATTGCGTTTTCAGGAATTGCCGTTGATTCATAGCCCACATTCTTGGCAAACTTGGTGGCAGCACCCTTTGCCTTGACTGCGGCGTCTTTCGCTTCGATGGCGGCACGGCTTGCCGCTTCCTTGGCTTTTGCAGATGCAAGGGCGGCGGCCTTGGCTGTCGCTTCTTTTGCTTCAAGGGCGGCGCGGTTAGCGGCTTCCTTGGCGCGGGCGGGCGTTTTTTCTGCGATGAATGCGGCGGCCCTTCTAAAACGAGATTCTTCCGTCTTTATTTCGGGATCGGCTATAGATTCCTCGACGGCGTTCAGAACAGGCTTTTCGGCCGTTGGTTCAACTTGCTTTGCCGATTTTTGGACGGGAGCCGTTTGCGGAACGGCTGTTTTTGCTACAGCGGGCTTCGCTTGCGCCTTGGCAAGCGCCTGCAAGCGTTCCTTAGTCCAGCCTTCGGGGTGTTCCAACTGGGCCGAAAGCAAAATCACCAAAATAAGCGCACCCGTGTAGTAGGCGAGCAAAATCAAAATATCGGTGCCGTAAACCATCTGGCCGAGCGTAATGGAATCCCACGCAAAGCCGCCCAAAAAAGCTATAGCCGGAAAGAATTTCTCTAATTTTTGAACAGCGGGCTTTTCCCGCAATTTTTCAACGAATTGCATGGTCATAAAATAAAAAAATTTACTGCCAACGGGCTAATCTTAACCGAGACACTGGCAGCCATGTCAAAAAGTTTGTATTTTTTAGTAAAAATGGAATTATGAAGGAGGAAATCATGAAAAAACTGATTTCATTGGCAATAGCCTTGTTCTTTGCAACAGCAGCTCTTGCAGAAGAGTTAGAAGTTTCTACAATAATCACACAAGAAGTCGTTTCGGGCCAACTCGAACAGACTGTGACTGTGGGCGATGAAATTACACCGACAAAAATTTCATACACAAATGTCAAAAGTGTGCGAGAAACACCAGTTTTCTCGGATTTGGGCTTGTCTGCAACTTGCGATAACGATTCAAAAAACAAAACAACTCTTTGTACGGTTGCTGGAAAAATTAAACGGAATCTTAAACCCGAAACAATCAAGTCCTACATTTTAGTAGAAGATGAATATGGCAAAGTTGCCATTACGTATTTTACATTCAATTTAAAAGCAAGGCCGACAACTCTCAAAGTCATCAAGGGCGAAACCACTCAGTCTGTCAAGGCGGGCGAATCCATTTCGGAAATTGAAATTGAATATTCCGGCATTAAATCGTTCATTTTTGGCAGTTCGCCCTCTGGAGTTAAGTATGACAGGGATAATGAAAACCAGATTATTAAAATTAGCGGTAAGGTAGACGCAAACACTGCCTCTGGCGAGTATAAGTATATTGTTCGTGGCATAAAGCAAGACAACGAAAAAGATACGCTTAAAGTCGAAATTACGTTCAATGTCACAGGCGCACCAGTTTCCGTAAGTGTCGCAGAAAACGCGACTCAGAAAGTGACCGCCGGCGAAGCGATCAAACCGATCTTGTTCTCGTTTACGGGTGCAAATAATTACCAGCTCACAAAGATTCCGGCGGGAAAATTTTCTGCTTCGGCAGACGGCGAAAAGATGATCATCACGGTCTCGGGCAATATTGACGAAAATGCGAAAGACGGGACCTACACCATCGAGCTGGAAGTCACGGATGGCAAAGAAACTGCCAAAGCCCAGGCAACCGTTGAAGTGACTCACAAGGTCTTTGAGACAAAGATTGAAGTCAGTGAAAATGCGACCCAGACGGTAACCGCAGGCGATTCAATCGAACCGATCGTTTTCAAAGTTGAACATATGACGGAACTTGTTGAATTGACTGGATTCCCGGGGGGCTATGAAGTCTATCCCGAAAACAATACGGTGTACGTTGTCGGTAAAATCAAAGAAGACGCCAAGGGTTCCTATACGGTTAAGGTTGCAATCAAGGGTGCCGACAACAGTGCGACAGCAGAAGCAACAATCAATGTGCTTCCGGTGACAATGAAGTTCGATCTTGTCGAAGGTAGCGCCAATCAAACGGTTGTTGCCGGCCAGGACATTGTTCCGATGGTTTACAAATATGAGCATTTGAAATCCGTGAAGGGTTCTGGATTCCCCGCTGATTTGCAAGTGGAACAAATTGCGGAAAAGAGTCAGGTCAAGATTTATGGTACTGTGAATGCTGAATCGGCCGCCAAGGAATACGTTTATACGTTGGAACTGACGGATATCTATTCTGAAAAGACGACCATAACTGGCAAAATCAATGTTGTTAAGGCTTCGAGCAGTTCTTCTGAGGCAACTTCTTCTAGTTCCGAAAAGATCGATTCTTCTAGCAGCAAGGAAACCTCCTCCAGCAGCGAAACGACTAAGCCCACAAGCTCCAGCTCCGATAAGGCAGTTTCTTCTAGCAGCAAGGAAACCTCCTCCAGCAGCGAAACAACGAAGCCTACAAGCTCCAGCTCTGAAAAGTCCACCTCCAAGAGCTCTAGCTCCGAAAAGGCCAAGAGTTCTAGCTCGACAGACGAAAGCAGCTCCTCCAGCAAGAAGGGGAAATCTTCCAGCAGCGAAAAGTCTTCAATTGTCGCTACTGTCAAGCCGACTTTCGAATTCGGTTATGCCAACAACGAACTGGTCGTCGTGCTGCCGAAGCCCGCTATGCTCCGCGTACAGGTGTTCGACATGATGGGCCACTTGGTAGAATCTTTCGCCGAGACGGTGGCTTCTTCCAAGAGCATCAACCTCGCTCACCTGGCCAAGGGTAACTATGTGGTGCGCATGGAAAGTGCCCGCTATGCCCGAAATGCGAAGATTTTTGTAAAATAGTCTCTTAAATTCATCTAAAAAATGAGGCCCTTCGGGGTCTTATTTTTTTTGTGCAGAAAAAAAAGAATAAGATAATTCTAAATTCAGCGGTGAGTATGAGAAAATTGTTACTAACTAAAGTCATCTTTGTCCTTTTGCTGTTGAGCAGCACAACTTCGTTGGCTGAGGAATACAAATACAAGTTTGACGTTTTACAATCTTGTGGTGGTGATATTTATTCAGAAAACGGGTATGTGCGTTCTGAATTTACCTGTTATTCTGAATCTGCCACAGATCCTGTTCATTCAGACAAATCCTGTACGGCAATGGAGTCGAATAAATCCGAGACGTCTTTGAAATCCTATACAATGGGGCATCATAAGTTTACCGGCTGGACAGTCGTGTCCGGGGATTGTTCTTTTACAGATGCGAGTAAGGAGTTGACAACTTTGAAACTCAAGGGGGAGGGATGTGTAGTCAAGGTAAATAGGGTGTTTACGAACATTACACTACAAGCTGGTACAGGAGGTTCTGTTATTGGAGAAGAAGACTTAGAAAAGGATTGCGAGTTTGGAGGCTATCGCGAAAGCGACAACGGAGTAAGAGGTCACGGAAGAGCAGGATATTACTCCTATGGTGATAGTTATCTTTATTATGGATATTATGTTAAAATCACTGCAACTCCCGACAAATCTTACAGATTCGTAAATTGGACCGTTACATCGGGTGGTGAAAAATGTTCAATTGAAGATAAAAATTCAAAAAGTACATCCATATCCGTACCGTATGAAAACCATTGCACTGTCAAGGCCAATTTCGTAAAGATAGGTGTATTGACCATTGGCAGTACTACTGGTGGCTCTATTTCACCCTCTTCCTCAAAAACTGTTGATGTCGGTTCTAAAGTTAACATTTCTGCAACACCCGATAATTCTTATAGATTCGAAAATTGGACCTTCTCATCGGGTAGTGGAAACTGTTCAATAGCAGATAAAAATTCAAAAAAAACAACCATAACAGTTAATGGCGATTGCAAAATCAAGGCCAATTTCGTAAAGACC
Proteins encoded in this window:
- a CDS encoding DUF2914 domain-containing protein, coding for MQFVEKLREKPAVQKLEKFFPAIAFLGGFAWDSITLGQMVYGTDILILLAYYTGALILVILLSAQLEHPEGWTKERLQALAKAQAKPAVAKTAVPQTAPVQKSAKQVEPTAEKPVLNAVEESIADPEIKTEESRFRRAAAFIAEKTPARAKEAANRAALEAKEATAKAAALASAKAKEAASRAAIEAKDAAVKAKGAATKFAKNVGYESTAIPENAIVVRHRFLDREWSETWKQRFTWAVQFFFGGLFSALVVCYFKSSGSLASFLLVILLAILLVGNEFLQKKYESFGVSLAFFCLLGTMFMNFAIPHLVHRIGFIWFLISTVLSFGLCLFIWKISHRKKSILVAPALISIFLIVAYIMNWVPPVPLVLKQKLACQNFDKASYSCDVDDPSLLQMVGLKIPSVHRVDSSEVYFLTSVYAPAKLKAELEYLWYYQDPKTGKYSLTDRISSGRMMINGGRESGFRTFTRKKNVPAGKYRVEIAYKNGAVIGSGTFEVFSEPPEDGFVRDTLR
- a CDS encoding T9SS type A sorting domain-containing protein, giving the protein MKKLISLAIALFFATAALAEELEVSTIITQEVVSGQLEQTVTVGDEITPTKISYTNVKSVRETPVFSDLGLSATCDNDSKNKTTLCTVAGKIKRNLKPETIKSYILVEDEYGKVAITYFTFNLKARPTTLKVIKGETTQSVKAGESISEIEIEYSGIKSFIFGSSPSGVKYDRDNENQIIKISGKVDANTASGEYKYIVRGIKQDNEKDTLKVEITFNVTGAPVSVSVAENATQKVTAGEAIKPILFSFTGANNYQLTKIPAGKFSASADGEKMIITVSGNIDENAKDGTYTIELEVTDGKETAKAQATVEVTHKVFETKIEVSENATQTVTAGDSIEPIVFKVEHMTELVELTGFPGGYEVYPENNTVYVVGKIKEDAKGSYTVKVAIKGADNSATAEATINVLPVTMKFDLVEGSANQTVVAGQDIVPMVYKYEHLKSVKGSGFPADLQVEQIAEKSQVKIYGTVNAESAAKEYVYTLELTDIYSEKTTITGKINVVKASSSSSEATSSSSEKIDSSSSKETSSSSETTKPTSSSSDKAVSSSSKETSSSSETTKPTSSSSEKSTSKSSSSEKAKSSSSTDESSSSSKKGKSSSSEKSSIVATVKPTFEFGYANNELVVVLPKPAMLRVQVFDMMGHLVESFAETVASSKSINLAHLAKGNYVVRMESARYARNAKIFVK